A genomic stretch from Desulfolutivibrio sulfodismutans DSM 3696 includes:
- a CDS encoding GGDEF domain-containing protein gives MPDNTDPATAENRQALLAEILALRRILAERAASCPGGDPDKEDDVVLMRLCTGLPLPDWDALARAHDLHDWLALPLKGHPLPHLKRIQKTIQELAHLSDHDQLTGLANRSAFERTLAAELERSTRNGTALSLAILDLDDFKAINDTYGHLCGDEVLRRVSAVIAEAKRTYDFAARIGGEEFALVLPGLGLSRAEGAVRRIVAAVAALRVDCGHFASDLRVTVSAGLACTKGKVALTRDGLFGPADQALYEAKAQGKNRVVKAPLVDLALPPEDTLVGADEKKFLFTGS, from the coding sequence ATGCCAGACAACACTGATCCGGCCACGGCCGAAAACCGTCAGGCCCTCCTGGCCGAGATACTGGCCTTGCGCCGGATTCTGGCCGAACGGGCGGCCTCCTGCCCGGGCGGCGATCCGGACAAGGAGGATGACGTCGTGCTCATGCGCCTGTGCACCGGCCTGCCGCTTCCCGACTGGGACGCCCTGGCCAGGGCCCACGATCTGCATGACTGGCTGGCCTTGCCCCTTAAGGGACACCCCCTGCCGCATCTCAAGCGCATCCAGAAAACGATCCAGGAACTGGCCCATCTATCGGACCACGACCAACTGACCGGGCTCGCCAACCGCTCCGCCTTCGAGCGCACCCTGGCGGCGGAGCTTGAGCGCAGCACGCGAAACGGCACGGCCCTGTCCCTGGCCATCCTGGATCTGGACGACTTCAAGGCCATAAACGACACCTATGGCCATTTGTGCGGCGACGAGGTGTTGCGCCGGGTGTCGGCGGTCATCGCCGAGGCCAAGCGCACCTATGATTTCGCCGCGCGCATCGGCGGCGAGGAATTCGCCCTGGTGTTGCCGGGGCTCGGCCTTTCCCGGGCTGAAGGGGCGGTACGCCGCATCGTCGCCGCCGTGGCCGCGCTTCGTGTGGACTGTGGACACTTCGCCTCGGATTTGCGGGTGACGGTGTCGGCCGGACTGGCCTGCACCAAGGGCAAGGTGGCGCTCACCCGCGACGGTTTGTTCGGCCCCGCCGACCAGGCCCTGTACGAGGCCAAGGCCCAGGGCAAAAACCGGGTGGTCAAGGCCCCCCTGGTGGATCTCGCCCTGCCTCCGGAGGATACCCTGGTCGGGGCCGACGAGAAAAAATTCCTGTTTACCGGCTCGTGA
- a CDS encoding MinD/ParA family protein: MDIAEKNPNATLSVSILSGKGGVGKTNMALNLGFALFKAGHRLLLMDFDVGLANIDVLLGLSPEKNLQDLFRPGATAEDVVYPIESGGFDFLPSASGVPELLEMDEDMREALFSKLNSVFTRYDYLFLDHGAGISSNVLSAASMSRMPILVVTPEPTSLTDGYAVVKVLAAKHRVRNFHVLVNQVASAKEGQRTFDRLAAACERFLGLHLSFLGSVRLDAAVPEAVRRQVPLMKHAPTCPAAQDIIAVAVKIHRHRQKLGAKLKEGTILKNILERAS; the protein is encoded by the coding sequence ATGGACATCGCGGAAAAAAATCCCAACGCCACCCTGAGCGTTTCCATTTTAAGCGGCAAGGGCGGCGTGGGCAAAACCAACATGGCCCTGAACCTGGGTTTCGCCCTGTTCAAGGCCGGCCACCGGCTCCTGCTCATGGACTTCGACGTGGGTCTGGCCAACATCGACGTGCTGCTGGGGCTGTCCCCGGAAAAAAACCTCCAGGATCTCTTCCGGCCCGGGGCCACGGCCGAGGACGTGGTCTACCCCATCGAGAGCGGCGGGTTCGATTTCCTGCCCTCGGCCAGCGGCGTGCCCGAGCTTTTGGAGATGGACGAGGACATGCGCGAGGCCCTGTTCTCCAAGCTCAACAGCGTCTTTACCCGCTATGACTACCTTTTTCTGGACCATGGCGCGGGGATAAGCTCCAACGTGCTGTCGGCGGCCTCCATGAGCCGCATGCCCATCCTGGTGGTCACCCCGGAGCCGACCTCCCTGACCGACGGCTATGCCGTGGTCAAGGTGCTTGCGGCCAAGCACCGGGTGCGGAATTTCCACGTCCTGGTCAACCAGGTCGCCAGCGCCAAGGAGGGCCAGCGGACCTTCGACCGGCTGGCGGCGGCCTGTGAGCGTTTTCTGGGACTGCACCTGTCCTTTTTGGGCAGCGTGCGCCTGGACGCCGCCGTGCCCGAGGCCGTGCGCCGCCAGGTGCCGCTGATGAAGCACGCCCCCACCTGCCCGGCGGCCCAGGACATCATTGCGGTGGCCGTGAAAATCCATCGCCACCGGCAAAAACTCGGCGCAAAGCTCAAAGAGGGCACTATTCTTAAGAATATTTTGGAACGGGCCTCCTAG
- a CDS encoding UshA-like (seleno)protein family 2 translates to MKRFAILFLLAVVWSTCGVGQVVAADSLAVIFTANTFGAFAPCPTUGGKTVGGMARRATLLHRVRDGLPSDATLVQVAGPYEFLEPGDVQAPAGTAGPMAAALARLAPDVLCLAPEEAAMLSRSGLDLPQSAVVLSGAPQTRVVPRGGVRLGFVFFPMTGKPGAEPESKARAAVVTAAREMRGKADLVIGVSPWGSMAEEAFLTANPDAFDVLLGAGHGFGTPAMPQPVPRTLWARSHTKGKTIGRLDISLPVKKPDAPWLVGENHRAELLNPDYTVPGDPDIAILGDAPTVAAAPPPATTATP, encoded by the coding sequence GTGAAACGCTTCGCGATCCTCTTTCTTCTCGCCGTGGTCTGGTCGACGTGCGGCGTCGGCCAGGTTGTTGCGGCCGACTCCCTGGCGGTGATTTTCACGGCCAACACCTTCGGGGCCTTTGCGCCCTGCCCCACCTGAGGCGGCAAGACCGTCGGCGGCATGGCCCGGCGGGCCACGCTTTTGCATCGGGTCCGGGACGGCTTGCCGTCCGACGCCACACTGGTCCAGGTGGCCGGCCCCTACGAATTCCTGGAGCCGGGCGACGTCCAGGCCCCGGCCGGAACTGCCGGTCCCATGGCTGCGGCCCTGGCCCGGCTGGCGCCTGATGTCCTGTGCCTGGCCCCGGAAGAGGCCGCCATGCTGTCCCGGTCGGGCCTCGACCTGCCCCAGTCGGCCGTGGTGTTGTCCGGCGCGCCCCAGACCAGGGTGGTTCCCCGGGGCGGGGTGCGCCTGGGATTCGTGTTTTTTCCCATGACCGGCAAGCCCGGGGCCGAACCCGAGAGCAAGGCCCGGGCCGCCGTCGTGACCGCCGCCCGGGAGATGCGCGGCAAGGCCGATCTGGTCATCGGCGTCAGCCCCTGGGGCAGCATGGCCGAAGAGGCGTTTCTCACCGCCAACCCCGACGCGTTCGACGTGCTTTTGGGCGCCGGGCATGGATTCGGCACCCCGGCCATGCCCCAGCCCGTGCCCCGGACCCTGTGGGCCCGGTCCCACACCAAGGGCAAGACCATAGGCCGCCTGGACATCTCCCTGCCCGTGAAAAAGCCCGACGCCCCCTGGCTTGTGGGGGAGAACCACCGCGCCGAGCTGCTCAATCCGGATTATACGGTGCCCGGCGACCCGGACATCGCGATTCTGGGGGATGCGCCCACGGTGGCGGCCGCGCCGCCCCCGGCGACCACGGCCACCCCGTAA
- a CDS encoding GDP-L-fucose synthase family protein, whose protein sequence is MDETTRIFLAGRRGMVGSACWRALTRAGFTNLLGPTSAELDLTRQADVEAFFRDNQPQVVILAAARVGGILANATFPADFLSINLAIQTNVIHTARLCGARHLVFLGSSCIYPKFAPQPIREDALLTGPLEPTNEAYALAKIAGVRLCHFINRQYDTVYWQLMPTNLYGEVDSFDLQQSHVLPALMRKFHLAALAKKGDTAGIARDVARFGPLPDDIRDGLGLSRDGATVDPDRVRVVLWGTGTPRREFLHVDDLAAAVLHVLSLDGVPADLVNVGCGHDLRIAELAEMVRRMSGYDGEIVWDTSKPDGTPQKLLDVSRLTALGFTASISLEDGLRRAYDWYLRESAR, encoded by the coding sequence ATGGACGAAACAACCAGGATTTTCTTGGCCGGACGCCGGGGCATGGTGGGCAGCGCCTGCTGGCGGGCCTTGACCCGGGCGGGCTTCACCAACCTTCTCGGCCCCACCTCGGCCGAACTCGACCTCACCCGCCAAGCCGACGTGGAGGCCTTTTTCCGGGACAACCAGCCCCAGGTCGTCATCCTGGCCGCCGCCCGGGTGGGCGGCATCCTGGCCAACGCCACCTTCCCGGCCGACTTCCTCTCCATCAATCTGGCCATCCAGACCAACGTCATCCATACCGCGCGGCTCTGCGGCGCGCGCCATCTGGTCTTTTTGGGGTCGTCGTGCATCTATCCCAAGTTCGCGCCCCAGCCCATCCGTGAGGACGCCCTGCTCACCGGGCCGCTTGAACCCACCAACGAGGCCTACGCCCTGGCCAAGATCGCCGGGGTGCGCCTGTGCCACTTCATCAACCGGCAGTACGACACCGTCTACTGGCAGCTCATGCCCACCAACCTCTACGGCGAAGTCGACTCCTTCGACCTGCAACAAAGCCACGTCCTGCCCGCGCTCATGCGCAAGTTCCATCTGGCCGCCCTGGCGAAAAAGGGCGACACGGCAGGCATCGCCCGGGACGTGGCCCGCTTCGGCCCCCTGCCGGACGACATCAGGGACGGACTCGGGCTCAGTCGCGACGGCGCAACCGTCGATCCTGACCGGGTCAGGGTGGTCCTGTGGGGCACGGGCACGCCGCGTCGGGAATTTCTGCATGTGGACGATCTGGCCGCCGCCGTCCTGCATGTGCTGTCCCTGGACGGCGTTCCGGCGGATCTGGTCAACGTGGGCTGCGGCCACGATCTGCGCATTGCGGAACTGGCCGAAATGGTGCGCCGCATGTCCGGCTACGACGGCGAGATCGTCTGGGACACCTCAAAACCCGACGGCACGCCGCAAAAGCTCCTGGACGTGTCGCGCCTGACGGCCCTTGGGTTCACCGCGTCCATCTCCCTGGAAGACGGCCTGCGCCGGGCCTATGACTGGTACCTGCGGGAATCGGCCCGGTAA